A stretch of the Gymnogyps californianus isolate 813 chromosome 15, ASM1813914v2, whole genome shotgun sequence genome encodes the following:
- the TEX47 gene encoding LOW QUALITY PROTEIN: testis-expressed protein 47 (The sequence of the model RefSeq protein was modified relative to this genomic sequence to represent the inferred CDS: deleted 2 bases in 1 codon), with translation MSRRDSHGSNAFTFLLNNESVICDSVVCGSRERRTDHTAVTCWNYHCKPFDKLPVFLLKQGYHRGLFENALEDNSREQVSGLLLLYSSYIFHVVESCSSTIHLIIQDLASLQNQGHRMEFTLFPRSALLQEIKVLVVAHNIPTRLFPDWYVAIATSPVTRPQDSTQSQSTAEVVAECLTRLLKLAACIQNVEDDSEDTNESVHTLAPELLIPAETINYLCNAEECASPEDFLRIYLSPSQPALDSETVWPVPSHFSA, from the exons ATGTCAAGAAGAGATTCCCATGGTAGCAATGCTTTCACGTTTCTGCTGAATAATGAAAGCGTGATCTGTGACTCTGTTGTCTGTGGCAGC AGGGAACGCAGAACAGACCACACAGCAGTGACTTGCTGGAACTATCACTGTAAACCGTTTGACAAACTgccagttttccttttgaaacaaGGTTATCACAGAGGATTGTTTGAAAATGCATTAGAAGACAACTCAAGAGAACAAGTCTCAGGTCTGCTACTTCTCTATTCCAGCTATATTTTTCACGTAGTAGAG tctTGCAGCAGCACAATTCATCTCATCATCCAAGATTTGGCTTCTCTCCAAAATCAAGGTCATAG GATGGAATTCACTCTCTTTCCACGCAGTGCTTTACTCCAGGAAATTAAAGTTTTAGTGGTGGCACATAACATCCCCACCAGACTGTTCCCAGACTGGTACGTGGCAATAGCAACATCTCCCGTGACACGTCCACAAGACTCGACGCAATCGCAGTCTACGGCAGAGGTGGTCGCAGAGTGCCTTACCCGCCTGCTCAAACTGGCAGCCTGTATTCAAAATGTTGAG GATGACAGTGAGGATACCAATGAGAGCGTACACACTCTTGCACCCGAGCTGCTAATCCCGGCAGAGACAATTAACTATTTGTGTAATGCTGAAGAGTGCGCAAGTCCAGAAGATTTTCTGAGAATTTATTTAAGTCCTTCACAACCTGCCCTGGATTCAG AAACAGTATGGCCTGTTCCATCCCATTTCTCTGCATGA
- the SLC5A11 gene encoding sodium/myo-inositol cotransporter 2: METTSSTPSSVTPPWDVFPQKTLDSIDIAVLVLYFIFVLAVGLWSMWKTQRSTVKGYFLAGGQMVWWPVGASLFASNVGSGHFIGLAGSGAASGIAATAYEWNGMFCVLVLAWLFLPIYIAAGVTTMPEYLRKRFGGKRIQMFLAILYLFIYIFTKISVDMYAGALFIQQALHWDLYIAVAGLLAITAVYTVAGGLAAVIYTDALQTLIMLIGAVTLMVFSFVEVGGLEGLQTKYFDAIPSTRKENSSCGLPREDAFHIFRDPVNSDLPWPGVLVGMTIPSLWYWCTDQVIVQRSLAAKNLSHAKGGSLMTSYLKILPLFMMVMPGMISRILFPDLVACADAEICRKICGNPSGCSDIAYPKLVIELLPVGLRGLMMAVMIAALMSSLTSIFNSASTIFTMDLWKHFRPRCSEWELMIVGRVFVLLLTVVSILWIPLVQAGQGGQLFIYIQSISSYLQPPVAMVFILGCFWKRANEKGAFWGLVIGLLLGVIRLVLDFIYPEPQCGETDVRPGVVKYMHYLYFSMVLAAISTLTVLVVSMLTEPPSEEMISRLTWFTRGDLPVKKDLAVSPSPDAAKGVCEAERPALQIDISIASENSSNDNKCTTDTKGNSKLMTTFLWLCGMERKQENAENAAPTKPEPLPVASLEEKPLVKHVLNINLLLSVCAGLFLWAYFA, translated from the exons ATGGAGACCACCAGCAGCACCCCATCCTCTGTGACCCCCCCATGGGATGTGTTTCCCCAGAAGACGCTGGACTCCATAGACATTGCTGTTCTTGTGCTGTACTTCATATTTGTCCTCGCGGTTGGGCTGTGG tcCATGTGGAAGACGCAGCGCAGCACTGTAAAAGGCTACTTTCTAGCTGGAGGACAGATGGTTTGGTGGCCT GTGGGCGCATCCCTGTTTGCCAGCAACGTCGGAAGCGGCCACTTCATCGGCCTGGCCGGGTCAGGAGCTGCCTCGGGAATCGCCGCAACCGCCTACGAGTGGAAC GggatgttttgtgttttggtgcTGGCCTGGCTATTCCTTCCAATTTACATAGCAGCAGGA GTTACTACCATGCCAGAGTACTTGCGGAAACGCTTTGGAGGCAAAAGAATTCAGATGTTCCTGGCGATTCTCTACTTGTTCATCTATATCTTCACCAAAATATCA GTCGATATGTACGCCGGGGCCCTCTTCATTCAGCAAGCCTTACACTGGGACCTCTATATCGCTGTGGCAGGCCTGCTGGCAATCACAGCCGTTTACACCGTTGCAG GTGGCCTGGCAGCTGTGATATACACAGACGCGCTGCAAACTCTCATCATGCTGATCGGGGCTGTGACTCTCATGGTCTTCA GCTTTGTTGAAGTTGGTGGTCTTGAAGGTTTGCAGACAAAATACTTCGATGCCATTCCCAGCACCCGCAAGGAAAACAGTAGCTGCGGCTTGCCAAGAGAAGatgcttttcacattttccGAGACCCCGTTAACTCTGACCTTCCCTGGCCAGGAGTTTTGGTGGGAATGACCATCCCGTCCCTGTGGTACTGGTGTACAGATCAG GTCATCGTTCAGAGGTCTCTTGCTGCTAAAAACCTCTCTCATGCCAAAGGGGGCTCCTTGATGACCTCCTACTTGAAAATTTTGCCCCTCTTTATGATGGTAATGCCAGGCATGATCAGCCGGATTCTCTTCCCAG ATCTGGTGGCTTGTGCAGATGCGGAAATTTGCCGAAAAATCTGTGGCAACCCGTCTGGCTGTTCTGATATTGCTTATCCTAAGCTGGTCATAGAACTTCTGCCTGTAG GACTCAGGGGCCTGATGATGGCGGTGATGATAGCAGCTCTCATGTCCTCCCTGACTTCCATCTTTAATAGTGCCAGCACCATTTTCACCATGGACCTCTGGAAACACTTCCGTCCTCGTTGCTCCGAGTGGGAACTCATGATCGTTGGCAG GgtctttgtgctgctgctcactGTGGTCTCCATCCTGTGGATCCCACTGGTACAGGCTGGCCAGGGAGGGCAGCTCTTTATTTACATCCAGTCGATCAGCTCCTACCTGCAGCCCCCCGTGGCAATGGTGTTTATACTGGGTTGCTTctggaaaagagcaaatgaaaag GGCGCGTTCTGGGGCCTGGTGATCGGGCTGCTGCTGGGCGTCATTCGGCTGGTGCTGGACTTCATCTACCCAGAGCCCCAGTGCGGCGAGACCGACGTCCGACCAGGCGTGGTGAAGTACATGCACTATCTCTACTTCTCCATGGTGCTGGCCGCGATCTCCACGCTCACCGTGCTGGTCGTGAGCATGCTCACAGAACCCCCCTCGGAAGAAATG ATAAGTCGGCTTACCTGGTTCACACGTGGGGATCTACCAGTCAAGAAAGACCTAGCAGTCAGCCCTTCCCCTGATGCTGCAAAAGGAGTGTGTGAAGCTGAGCGTCCAGCTCTCCAGATTGATATAAgcattgcttctgaaaatagtTCAAATGATAATAAAT GTACGACTGACACCAAAGGGAACTCGAAGCTGATGACCACCTTTCTGTGGCTCTGCGGGATGGAGCGCAAACAGGAAAACGCCGAGAATGCGGCGCCAACTAAACCCGAGCCGCTTCCCGTGGCTTCCCTGGAGGAGAAACCGCTGGTGAAACACGTCCTGAACATCAACTTGCTGTTAAGTGTGTGTGCTGGGCTCTTTCTCTGGGCCTACTTCGCATAG